The Thunnus albacares chromosome 21, fThuAlb1.1, whole genome shotgun sequence genome window below encodes:
- the LOC122972685 gene encoding lethal(3)malignant brain tumor-like protein 4 isoform X2, protein MIGSTHTLMKRAKEEAQKMKNKVSSTQVSVRRRSWSWQNYLNLQRAEAAPLSLFTQSQCVPSRRTGFKVGMKLEGVDPLHPSMFCVLTVAEVIGCRLRLHIDGYSECYDFWVNGDSADIRPTGWCHDNNHKLHPPKGHSETDFDWQLYLQSTSSQAAPPTLFTCRTADCGFSVGMKLEAVDRKNPGLVCVASVADVIDDRFLVHFDNWDDTYDYWCDSSSPYIHPVGWCEEQGRPLTAPQGHPNPENFLWDEYLQETGSTAAPSSAFNLRAPHGFQVNQRLEAVDRRNPMLIRVATVTDTEDYRVKVHYDGWSQQFDVWCDADLCDLHPVGWCQRTGHPLEPPPGQTDRSQRETDSPPLSSPSQGVCPTAGCRGVGHIKGAKYTGHHSAFGCPYSDINMRKEVVLPDRLGGERVITLVPVTLHHHGNQSDRRGVQVKTESRGETLLLPLGKRRRLTDRLSQPTKFLRVKQEEEGLNLRALGPESSLQAVLHQSVFLSAMSAQPGRDLSLCLEQHRKLLPGVAGVHADTVQHWSVQQVSEFVESLPGCEEQAKQFKDEQIDGRAFLLLTQRDIVRIMSIKLGPALKIYNSILMFKHTEDRSLSHTADGSQSHVQDRSQSHVQDRSQSQAEDIHI, encoded by the exons ATGATTGGCTCGACACACACTCTCAtg AAAAGAGCCAAAGAAGAAGCACAGAAGATGAAGAACAAAGTCAGCAGCACTCaag tgagtGTAAGGAGACGCTCCTGGTCCTGGCAGAACTACCTGAACTTGCAGAGAGCTGAAGCTGCTCCTCTGTCACTGTttacacag tcccAGTGTGTTCCCAGTAGGAGAACTGGTTTTAAAGTTGGGATGAAGCTGGAGGGCGTCGACCCGCTGCATCCCTCCATGTTCTGTGTGCTGACTGTCGCcgag GTGATTGGCTGCCGGCTCCGTCTCCATATCGACGGTTATTCAGAGTGCTATGACTTCTGGGTAAACGGTGACTCAGCGGACATCCGACCGACAGGCTGGTGTCACGACAACAACCACAAGCTCCATCCACCCAAAG gtcacAGTGAGACAGATTTTGATTGGCAGCTTTATCTTCAGTCCACCAGCTCTCAGGCTGCTCCCCCGACGCTGTTCACCTGTCGCACTGCC GACTGTGGGTTCAGTGTTGGGATGAAACTGGAGGCCGTCGACAGGAAGAATCCCGGACTCGTCTGTGTCGCCTCCGTCGCTGATGTCATCGATGACCGCTTCCTGGTCCACTTCGACAACTGGGATGACACCTACGACTACTG GTGTGACAGCAGCAGTCCGTACATCCATCCTGTGGGCTGGTGTGAAGAACAGGGACGACCTCTGACCGCTCCACAGG GTCATCCTAACCCAGAGAACTTCCTCTGGGATGAGTACCTGCAGGAGACTGGTTCCACTGCTGCTCCCAGTTCAGCGTTTAACCtg agagctCCACATGGTTTCCAAGTCAACCAGAGGCTGGAGGCAGTCGACAGGAGAAACCCCATGTTGATCCGCGTCGCCACGGTAACAGACACAGAAGACTACAGGGTGAAG GTGCATTATGACGGCTGGTCGCAGCAGTTTGATGTCTGGTGTGACGCCGACCTCTGTGACCTTCATCCTGTTGGTTGGTGTCAGCGTACAGGACACCCGCTGGAACCCCCcccaggtcagacagacaggtcgcagagagagacag attccccccccctctcctccccctctcagGGTGTTTGTCCCACCGCCGGCTGCAGAGGAGTCGGACACATCAAGGGAGCCAAATACACTGGACACCACAG tgcCTTTGGCTGTCCATACTCGGACATTAACATGCGTAAAGAGGTGGTGCTTCCTGATAGGCTGGGAGGAGAGAGAGTCATCACCCTTGTACCCGTCACCTtgcatcaccatggcaaccagtcAGACAG GAGAGGCGTTCAGGTGAAGACGGAGTCCAGAGGTGAgactctgctgctgcctctggggAAGAGAAGAAGACTGACGGACAG ACTGTCCCAGCCAACCAAATTCCTCCGTGtgaaacaggaagaggaggggcTTAACCTCAGAGCCCTTGGCCCAG AGTCCAGCCTGCAGGCTGTCCTCCACCAGTCTGTCTTCCTGTCGGCCATGTCAGCGCAGCCGGGCCGTGACCTGTCGCTCTGCCTGGAGCAACACCGCAAACTGCTGCCAGGGGTCGCCGGAGTTCACGCTGACACCGTCCAGCACTGGAGCGTCCAGCAG GTATCAGAGTTCGTCGAGTCTCTTCCTGGCTGTGAGGAACAGGCCAAACAGTTCAAAGATGAG CAAATCGATGGGAGGGCCTTCCTCCTGCTCACCCAACGGGACATCGTCAGGatcatgtcaatcaaacttggCCCTGCCCTCAAGATTTACAACTCCATCCTGATGTTCAAACACACCGAAGACAGGAGCCTATCACACACAGCGGATGGGAGCCAATCACATGTTCAAGACAGGAGCCAATCACATG TTCAGGACAGGAGCCAATCACAGGCTGAGGACATCCACATCTGA
- the LOC122972685 gene encoding lethal(3)malignant brain tumor-like protein 4 isoform X1, translated as MIGSTHTLMKRAKEEAQKMKNKVSSTQVSVRRRSWSWQNYLNLQRAEAAPLSLFTQSQCVPSRRTGFKVGMKLEGVDPLHPSMFCVLTVAEVIGCRLRLHIDGYSECYDFWVNGDSADIRPTGWCHDNNHKLHPPKGHSETDFDWQLYLQSTSSQAAPPTLFTCRTADCGFSVGMKLEAVDRKNPGLVCVASVADVIDDRFLVHFDNWDDTYDYWCDSSSPYIHPVGWCEEQGRPLTAPQGHPNPENFLWDEYLQETGSTAAPSSAFNLRAPHGFQVNQRLEAVDRRNPMLIRVATVTDTEDYRVKVHYDGWSQQFDVWCDADLCDLHPVGWCQRTGHPLEPPPGQTDRSQRETDSPPLSSPSQGVCPTAGCRGVGHIKGAKYTGHHSAFGCPYSDINMRKEVVLPDRLGGERVITLVPVTLHHHGNQSDRRGVQVKTESRGETLLLPLGKRRRLTDRLSQPTKFLRVKQEEEGLNLRALGPESSLQAVLHQSVFLSAMSAQPGRDLSLCLEQHRKLLPGVAGVHADTVQHWSVQQVSEFVESLPGCEEQAKQFKDEQIDGRAFLLLTQRDIVRIMSIKLGPALKIYNSILMFKHTEDRSLSHTADGSQSHVQDRSQSHAGDGSQSHADDRSQSHAQDRSQSHADDRSQSHIQDRSQSQAEDIHI; from the exons ATGATTGGCTCGACACACACTCTCAtg AAAAGAGCCAAAGAAGAAGCACAGAAGATGAAGAACAAAGTCAGCAGCACTCaag tgagtGTAAGGAGACGCTCCTGGTCCTGGCAGAACTACCTGAACTTGCAGAGAGCTGAAGCTGCTCCTCTGTCACTGTttacacag tcccAGTGTGTTCCCAGTAGGAGAACTGGTTTTAAAGTTGGGATGAAGCTGGAGGGCGTCGACCCGCTGCATCCCTCCATGTTCTGTGTGCTGACTGTCGCcgag GTGATTGGCTGCCGGCTCCGTCTCCATATCGACGGTTATTCAGAGTGCTATGACTTCTGGGTAAACGGTGACTCAGCGGACATCCGACCGACAGGCTGGTGTCACGACAACAACCACAAGCTCCATCCACCCAAAG gtcacAGTGAGACAGATTTTGATTGGCAGCTTTATCTTCAGTCCACCAGCTCTCAGGCTGCTCCCCCGACGCTGTTCACCTGTCGCACTGCC GACTGTGGGTTCAGTGTTGGGATGAAACTGGAGGCCGTCGACAGGAAGAATCCCGGACTCGTCTGTGTCGCCTCCGTCGCTGATGTCATCGATGACCGCTTCCTGGTCCACTTCGACAACTGGGATGACACCTACGACTACTG GTGTGACAGCAGCAGTCCGTACATCCATCCTGTGGGCTGGTGTGAAGAACAGGGACGACCTCTGACCGCTCCACAGG GTCATCCTAACCCAGAGAACTTCCTCTGGGATGAGTACCTGCAGGAGACTGGTTCCACTGCTGCTCCCAGTTCAGCGTTTAACCtg agagctCCACATGGTTTCCAAGTCAACCAGAGGCTGGAGGCAGTCGACAGGAGAAACCCCATGTTGATCCGCGTCGCCACGGTAACAGACACAGAAGACTACAGGGTGAAG GTGCATTATGACGGCTGGTCGCAGCAGTTTGATGTCTGGTGTGACGCCGACCTCTGTGACCTTCATCCTGTTGGTTGGTGTCAGCGTACAGGACACCCGCTGGAACCCCCcccaggtcagacagacaggtcgcagagagagacag attccccccccctctcctccccctctcagGGTGTTTGTCCCACCGCCGGCTGCAGAGGAGTCGGACACATCAAGGGAGCCAAATACACTGGACACCACAG tgcCTTTGGCTGTCCATACTCGGACATTAACATGCGTAAAGAGGTGGTGCTTCCTGATAGGCTGGGAGGAGAGAGAGTCATCACCCTTGTACCCGTCACCTtgcatcaccatggcaaccagtcAGACAG GAGAGGCGTTCAGGTGAAGACGGAGTCCAGAGGTGAgactctgctgctgcctctggggAAGAGAAGAAGACTGACGGACAG ACTGTCCCAGCCAACCAAATTCCTCCGTGtgaaacaggaagaggaggggcTTAACCTCAGAGCCCTTGGCCCAG AGTCCAGCCTGCAGGCTGTCCTCCACCAGTCTGTCTTCCTGTCGGCCATGTCAGCGCAGCCGGGCCGTGACCTGTCGCTCTGCCTGGAGCAACACCGCAAACTGCTGCCAGGGGTCGCCGGAGTTCACGCTGACACCGTCCAGCACTGGAGCGTCCAGCAG GTATCAGAGTTCGTCGAGTCTCTTCCTGGCTGTGAGGAACAGGCCAAACAGTTCAAAGATGAG CAAATCGATGGGAGGGCCTTCCTCCTGCTCACCCAACGGGACATCGTCAGGatcatgtcaatcaaacttggCCCTGCCCTCAAGATTTACAACTCCATCCTGATGTTCAAACACACCGAAGACAGGAGCCTATCACACACAGCGGATGGGAGCCAATCACATGTTCAAGACAGGAGCCAATCACATGCCGGGGATGGGAGCCAATCACACGCTGATGACAGGAGCCAATCACACGCTCAGGACAGGAGCCAATCACACGCCGATGACAGGAGCCAATCACACATTCAGGACAGGAGCCAATCACAGGCTGAGGACATCCACATCTGA
- the tmem200ca gene encoding transmembrane protein 200C, with protein sequence MIATGGLLRINARRQDSLRSKTHKPHTHKKKSKKKSRNEVVVVKGKLQLCSLSGLVAALGIMVLLMGVVMAALGYWPRDGLFFSHRPQEGAALASVSDAQEGEEREQLQGGAGGAEGADGGAGGGGDRGAGGREGGDGGAGGRGGGDEGFNQTESINGTTPRGFLEDFLDRYLYSDRLKVFGPLIMGIGIFLFICANAVLHENRDRKTKVINLRDIYSTVIDLHSLKRTAPSSSANPLNGLVNYIQSKSLEAKSQAYPASLLSKREAGELSSRQPLPSSSRGGGDTVFSIEQGLQDTPPSPCSSHRLPLPPSFKPTPSSLSSSTLPLRRPRPPSPRRRHSARARSGQGWGGSAGGGDRGEEVSPPPVVQPPPPPPGSFPSSSSLSPSHLSVSSLSHLLACSPTLAPPCRRRSLPVVYSELSHSEEESCEWTETAASHHVTSQVEVTSHRQFSNREKLRMISLRRDDQSETD encoded by the exons ATGATCGCCACTGGCGGCCTCCTGCGGATCAATGCGCGGCGACAGGATTCACTGCgctccaaaacacacaaaccacacacacacaagaagaagagcaaaaagaagag CAGGAacgaggtggtggtggtgaagggGAAGCTGCAGCTGTGCTCGCTCTCAGGGCTCGTGGCAGCGCTCGGCATCATGGTCCTGCTGATGGGCGTGGTCATGGCCGCTCTGGGCTACTGGCCGAGGGACGGGCTGTTTTTCAGCCACCGGCCACAGGAGGGCGCCGCGCTCGCCTCCGTGTCTGACGCTCAG gaaggagaggaaagggagCAACTACAAGGAGGTGCTGGAGGAGCAGAAGGAGctgatggaggagcaggaggagga ggtgatagaggagcaggaggacgagaaggaggtgatggaggagcaggaggaagaggaggaggtgatgaagGTTTTAACCAAACAGAAAGCATCAACGGGACAACTCCTCGAGGTTTTCTGGAGGATTTCCTCGACAG gtatCTGTACTCTGATAGGCTGAAGGTGTTTGGGCCTCTCATCATGGGGATCGGGATCTTCTTGTTCATCTGTGCAAACGCCGTCCTGCACGAGAACCGCGACCGGAAGACAAAGGTGATCAATCTGCGGGACATTTACTCCACTGTCATCGACCTGCATAGCCTGAAGAGAAccgccccctcctcctcagccaATCCCCTCAACGGCCTCGTCAACTACATCCAATCAAAGAGCCTGGAGGCCAAGTCCCAGGCGTACCCGGCCTCCCTGCTCAGCAAGAGGGAGGCGGGTGAGCTGTCGTCCAGGCAACCGttgcccagcagcagcagaggaggcgGGGACACAGTGTTCAGTATCGAACAGGGGCTGCAAGACACTCCTCCCTCCCCCTGCTCCTCCCACAgactccccctccctcccagcTTCAAACCCACCCCCAGCTCCCTCAGCTCCTCCACACTCCCCCTGCGCCGCCCACGGCCTCCCTCCCCACGGCGGAGGCACTCGGCTCGGGCCAGGAGTGGCCAGGGCTGGGGGGGGTCAGCGGGAGGAGGTGACAGAGGGGAGGAGGTATCCCCCCCCCCGGTGGttcaacccccaccccccccacctgGCTCCTtcccgtcctcctcctccctcagccCATCCCACCTTTCTGTCTCCTCCCTTTCTCACCTGCTGGCCTGCTCGCCCACGCTGGCCCCGCCCTGCAGGAGGCGGAGCCTCCCAGTGGTTTACAGCGAGCTGTCTCACAGTGAGGAGGAGTCCTGCGAGTGGACGGAGACCGCAGCCTCACatcatgtgacatcacaggTGGAGGTGACATCACACAGGCAGTTCTCCAACAGGGAGAAGCTGAGGATGATTTCACTGAGGCGGGACGACCAAtcagagactgactga